One region of Pristis pectinata isolate sPriPec2 chromosome 30, sPriPec2.1.pri, whole genome shotgun sequence genomic DNA includes:
- the LOC127584697 gene encoding bone morphogenetic protein 10-like produces the protein MTYVTCLAITVALNFLLQVTTCKPLNGWDQSTDEDGLENYENEVFPEDDSGFDFNAFLESVKDEFFRSLNLSEIPLQDPLQEDPPQYMIDLYNKFATDRSSMPSSNIVRSFRNEDTTTVLAMGDQGTRRYILVFNLTIPQHEEIIAAELRLYAFVDRDRRMYEGVNRIVRVYDIEEPGETSREISMQPQLSLLVSKQIVGKNSGWETFDVTDAVKRWVSSYKTTHKLEVHIESAEEGDAGAVVLDNQLSPENKNEPLLVVFSDDQRHGQGDEMKEMLVHEQEVALQELAERSGSRPRVKAQPKLSLDSSSRTRRNAKGNYCKRSPLHVDFTEIGWNSWIIAPKSYEAYECRGVCYIPLSDHVTPTNHARIQTLVNHWNPEKAAKACCVPTKLDPISILYKNNAGVTTYKYKYEGMVVAECGCR, from the exons ATGACTTACGTTACCTGCCTCGCTATCACGGTCGCCCTAAATTTCCTATTGCAAGTCACAACATGTAAACCGCTTAACGGTTGGGATCAGTCAACCGACGAAGATGGATTGGAAAATTACGAAAATGAAGTCTTTCCAGAGGACGATTCTGGGTTTGATTTCAACGCATTTTTGGAAAGCGTGAAGGACGAGTTCTTTCGGAGTCTAAACCTGTCCGAGATCCCTTTGCAAGACCCGTTGCAAGAAGATCCTCCACAGTACATGATCGACCTGTACAACAAGTTTGCCACCGACAGATCATCCATGCCCTCTTCCAACATTGTAAGAAGCTTCAGAAACGAAG ataccacaacggtgctcgcaatgggaGACCAGGGGACCAGGAGGTACATCCTAGTCTTCAACCTGACCATCCCTCAACATGAAGAGATCATCGCGGCCGAGTTGAGGCTGTACGCCTTCGTCGACAGGGACAGGAGGATGTATGAAGGGGTGAACAGGATAGTCCGTGTTTATGACATCGAAGAGCCGGGAGAGACCTCGAGGGAGATTTCCATGCAGCCTCAGTTGTCTCTGCTCGTCTCCAAACAGATTGTTGGCAAGAACAGCGGCTGGGAAACCTTTGATGTGACTGATGCCGTCAAACGGTGGGTGAGCTCCTACAAAACGACCCATAAACTTGAAGTTCATATCGAGAGCGCCGAGGAGGGGGATGCGGGGGCGGTGGTCCTAGACAACCAGCTGAGTCCGGAGAACAAGAACGAGCCGTTGCTGGTGGTGTTCTCCGACGACCAGAGGCACGGGCAGGGGGACGAGATGAAGGAGATGCTCGTACACGAACAGGAGGTCGCGCTGCAGGAGTTGGCCGAGAGGTCGGGGTCTCGGCCGCGGGTTAAAGCCCAGCCCAAGCTCTCGCTGGACTCCTCGTCAAGAACCCGCAGAAACGCCAAAGGGAATTACTGCAAGCGCTCTCCCCTCCACGTGGACTTCACCGAGATCGGCTGGAATTCCTGGATCATCGCCCCCAAGAGTTACGAGGCTTACGAGTGCCGAGGGGTCTGCTACATCCCACTCAGCGACCACGTCACGCCCACTAACCACGCCAGGATCCAGACCCTGGTGAACCATTGGAACCCCGAGAAAGCCGCCAAGGCGTGTTGTGTCCCCACCAAGCTCGACCCCATCTCCATACTGTACAAGAACAACGCCGGCGTGACCACCTACAAGTATAAATACGAGGGGATGGTGGTGGCGGAATGTGGCTGCAGATAG